Proteins from one Triticum aestivum cultivar Chinese Spring chromosome 7A, IWGSC CS RefSeq v2.1, whole genome shotgun sequence genomic window:
- the LOC123149921 gene encoding proteasome subunit alpha type-4-1: MSRRYDSRTTIFSPEGRLYQVEYAMEAIGNAGSALGILAADGVVLVGEKKVTSKLLQSSRSAEKMYKIDSHLACAVAGIMSDANILINTARLHAQRYALSYQEPIPVEQLVQSLCDTKQGYTQFGGLRPFGVSFLFAGWDKNHGFQLYMSDPSGNYGGWKAAAVGANSQAAQSMLKQDYKDGMTREEAVALALKVLSKTMDSTSLTADKLELAEVFVQPGTGEVQYQVCSPDAMGKLLAKAGLTQPAPEA; encoded by the coding sequence ATGTCTCGCCGCTACGACAGCCGCACCACGATCTTCTCGCCGGAGGGCCGGCTGTACCAGGTGGAGTACGCGATGGAGGCGATCGGGAACGCCGGGTCGGCGCTCGGGATCCTGGCGGCCGACGGCGTCGTCCTCGTCGGCGAGAAGAAGGTTACCTCCAAGCTGCTCCAGTCCTCCCGATCCGCGGAGAAGATGTACAAGATCGACTCCCACCTCGCCTGCGCCGTCGCCGGGATCATGTCCGACGCCAACATCCTCATCAACACCGCCCGCCTCCACGCCCAGCGCTACGCGCTCTCCTACCAGGAGCCCATCCCCGTCGAGCAGCTCGTCCAGTCCCTCTGCGACACCAAGCAGGGCTACACCCAGTTCGGGGGCCTCCGCCCCTTCGGCGTCTCCTTCCTCTTCGCGGGCTGGGACAAGAACCACGGCTTCCAGCTCTACATGAGCGACCCCTCCGGCAACTACGGCGGCTGGAAGGCCGCCGCCGTCGGGGCCAACAGCCAGGCCGCCCAGTCCATGCTCAAGCAGGACTACAAGGACGGCATGACCCGCGAGGAGGCCGTCGCCCTTGCCCTCAAGGTCCTCAGCAAGACCATGGATTCCACTAGTTTGACTGCCGATAAGCTGGAGCTGGCCGAGGTCTTCGTGCAGCCCGGCACTGGGGAGGTGCAGTACCAGGTGTGCTCTCCTGACGCCATGGGGAAGCTGCTTGCCAAGGCTGGGCTCACGCAGCCCGCGCCTGAGGCCTGA